The DNA segment CCAGCAGTGCGGCCACATTCCAAGGGCCGCGGGCGCCGGGACGATCCCCCCCCCGGCGCACAGCCGGAGGATCTCGTCGCTCGCCGCGCAGCCACAGGCAGGAGCAGGGCAGGGCTCGAGCCGACGGGGCATGGACGAACCACGCGCCGCGGAACCCCAGACGACGCGACCGGCACGGTCAAGAGAACGCCGTCCCGCAACGGGGGAGAAGGCGGCCGCTCACGCACGGGCGGGGTGAAGCGGTGACGACGGAGGCGCAGGCTGGCGGGGGGAGGCGTCCGATCGGCCGCGGGGCCGCGGCGTCAGATCTGGATGCCGTACTTCTTGGCAAATTTCTGCACGCGGCCCTCGGAATCCACGAACTTGCGCTGGCCGGTGTAGAAGGGATGACACTTCGAGCAGATCTCCACTCGGATGTTCTCGCGCGTCGACCCAGTCGTGAACGTCTCGCCGCAGGCGCAGGTAACCGTGGTTTGCTTGTAATTGGGATGAATGCCCTTCTTCATGGGAAGCCCACCTCGGGCCCCGCGCCGGGGTGACCGCTGGCGTCGGGGCGGATACAACAGGCGAAATTATACCACACCCCTGATGCACGCGCAAACGCGGCATCGCCCTCCTTCCAAAGCGGTGGACGCCGTCGGGTTCGGCCGGGAAGGGTGTGCGGATGAGGACGGCTAGGGGTGCCGGTGTTCGTTCGTGGAAGCCGCGGGCGTCGTCGCCAGGACGACCAAAGGATCGCCCGGTCGCACGTACCGGGTCGGATCCTGCGGAACGCCGTTGCGCCGGACTTCAAAGAGCAGATGCGGACCGGTGCTCCAACCGGTGCTGCCGATCCGTCCCATGAGCTGCCCCATGGCGACCCGCTCTCCGAACGAAACAAGCACCGAAGAGAGGTGGGAGTAAGTTGTCTGCAACCCGTTCCCGTGATCGACAATGACCATCCGGCCATACCCCATCATCCACCCCACGAACTGTACGATGCCGCCCCGCGCGGCGCGGACCGGCGTGCCGAGCCGGTTGGCGATGTCGATGCCGGTGTGAAACTCCCGAGTGCCGAAGATCGGGTGAACCCGCCAACCGAACCGCGAGGTAATCTTCCCCTCGGTCGGCTGGAGCATCGCGGGCTCATCGGCCTCCGGCACCCCCATGCGAACCGGGACGGAGCGGATGGAGGTCGCGGAGATCTGCTCCCGCGTTGAGGGCGTCCGCCGCGGCGCCGTCGAGGCGGGGTGCGCACTATCTACCCCTGGAACGACAAGCACCTGCCCAGGGTGTAGCAATGCATCCAGCGAGAGGTGATTAGCGTCCGCCAAGGTCTCCACGCGGACGCCGGCGTCGTGGGAGATTCTCCAGAGCGTCTCACCCGCGGCCACCGTATGCGTGGCGGGGGCGACGGGTACTGCGGCGGTTTCCGGGGATGGGATCACAAGAACCTGGCCGGGATGCAGCAGCGCCCCGGGGGCGAGCCGATTGGCCGCCAGAAGAACGTCGACCGTGACCCCCGCACTCTGCGAGATCCCCCAAGGTGTCTCGCCCGGGGCCACGGTGTGGGAGCCGACGCTCGCCACGGCGGGGCCGGCCGCAGGCGTCGCGAGCGAAAGATCGCTTGACCGCAGGTGCACCACCGGCACCAACGCGGAGGGGGCGGCGGGTTTCCCGGGATCTGCTTTGGCGAGATCTAGAGGAACGGCCAGAGGAACGGCCGCGAGGGTGAGTGCGAGCAACAAGCCTGCCACCACCAGCTGGGCGCGATCTGCCATGCAGGCCTCCCGAGGTTGCGCGATCCGAGATTGTTGAGGAGTTCTTGGGCTACCGAATCGCCTGTGCTGCGTGTGTGATCCGAAGCACCAGCAATAATGTATGCCAGATTATTGCGAGGACTAGCCCATACGTTTGAGCCCGTGGGAGAGAATTCCTGCAACTCCGGGGGATTTTCCCGTGAACAACGCGGATACGGACGTATGTTCCCCAAAGGACCGCGAAGGAGAGCGATCGGTGTGTGTGCGAGCGCCGGACCGCGGCGGCTGCGCCGAGCTGACCCGGTCAGCTACGCGTCGTTGTCGCTGTTCTTAATGATCGACCGGAGGAACGCCTGGTTGTTTGGCGTCTTGCGCAAGCGGTCGAGAATCAATTCGGTCATGGCGACGGTGTCGAGCGTCTCTAGACTCTTCCGAAGCACCCAGACCTTGCGGAGTTCCTCCTCGTTCAGCAACAGCTCCTCGCGCCGCGTGCCGGAGAGCTTGATGTCGATCGCGGGGAACGTCCTGCGCTCCTGCAATTTGCGGTTGAGGTGCAACTCCATATTGCCGGTACCCTTGAATTCCTCGTAGATGACATCGTCCATGCGGCTTCCGGTATCGATCAACGCCGTAGCGATGATCGTGATGCTCCCCCCCTCTTCGATCTTGCGCGCGGCTCCAAAAAAGCGCTTGGGACGATGGAGCGCCGCAGGGTCGAGGCCGCCGGAGAGCGTCCGACCGCTCGGGGGAATCACGAGGTTGTTGGCCCGGGAGAATCGGGTGAGGCTGTCGAGCAGAACGACGACGTCCCGCGCGCCCTCCACAAGCCGCTTTGCGCGTTCCAGCACCAGATCGGCCACCTGTACATGCTCTTCGGGCGGCCGATCGAAGGTCGACGCCACCACCTCGGCCTCCACCGACCGACGCATGTCGGTGACCTCCTCCGGCCGTTCGTCCAGAAGAAGGACCATCAGGTAAATCTCCTGATGGTTTTGCACGATGCTCTGCCCGATCTTCTTCAAGAGCATGGTCTTTCCGGCTTTGGGTGGGGACACGATCATGGCTCGCTGGCCTTTGCCGATGGGCGAGAACAGGTCCACGATGCGAACGGTCAGGTCGCTCTGAGGCAGTTCCAGCTTGAGCCGCTCTTGCGGAAACACCGGCGTGAGTTTCTCGAAATCGGGCCGTGACCGAGCCTGTTCGGGGTCGAGCCCATTCACCGCCTCGACGCGGAGAAGCGCGTAGTACTTCTCATTGTCCTTCGGCGCACGGACCTGTCCCAGAACCTCATCCCCCACTCGAAGCCCGAAGCGCTTGATCTGTGAGGGAGAAACATAGATGTCTTCCTGGCCGGGGAGGTAGCCGCTCGTGCGGAGGAAGCCGTATCCCTCCTGCATAACCTCGAGGATCCCCGAACGAAACATCAGCCCGCTTTGCTCCGTCTGCGCCTGCAAGATCTTCATGATCAGCTCCTGTTTGCGGTAGCGGCGAAAGTTGGGAATGCTGAGATCTTTGGCAAGATCCTGAAGCTCGTTTAGACTCTTGATTTCAAGTTCTGCGATCGCCACTACGGGCCACCTCCACGCAGTCCCATCCCATCACAAGGGGCGGCATCCGAACTTCGGACGCTGGCCCGGCGCTCACTGCCCGGTGGCTTCGATATAGCCCGCTCGACCACGGGGGCCGGTGAGCAGCATTAACACCTGATCGTTGGGCTTGAGATCACTCGGCGCCACCGCTTTGTTGTTCCGATAGACGGCGACCTGAGGCGTCAACGCGTAGCTTTGTACCGCCTGTGTCTCGACGCTTACCGTGATATCCGTAGACCCGACCCGCACGAGCTTCCCCTTCACATAGTTGAACTTATTCAGCGCGCCCATCACCGCCGCGATCGCCCCCGCGGATTCGCCTCGTGTCGTCGCGGCGTTCGGGTGGAAATTCCCGTCCGGCCCGGGGGGCATAATTCCTGTATCGATCGCCACCGCGACGTACCCATGCAGGGTCGGCGGGACATCCGCCGCATCCTTGACGGACAACGGCGCGGAGGATTTTTGGGTCGCCTCCCCCTGCCGGCCCAGCGCTCTGACAAGCAGCGCCGCGAACTCCGCACGGCTCACCTGCGAATTGGGACGGAAGGTATTGTCCGGAAACGTCGCCAGCAACCCCTTTTGAAATTGGAGGGTCACCGTCACCGAGTCGTCCTTTGCGGGCGACACCCCCATGATCTCGTACGGTCCCGGGGGAACGAATTTGTTATCCTGATCCTTTTGGAGCCACCGGGTATCGTAGACAAACGATTTGCCGGAGGCCAGGACGAGGTTGAGGTCTCCCTGGACGAACGTCTGCCCGAGCGACCAGCGGGCCACCTCGGTGGTCCCGCGCCTAACAATAAAGTCATACTGTTGGGTAGTGGGGTATGTGAATTTTATGTCCTGCTTGCCCGAATTCGTGACTTTGAACGTCAGGTCGACAGCATCTTCGGTCCCGTACACCGCCTTGTCGGTCTCGAGGGAGTAGGTGACGTCGCCCTTCCGCACCTCGGCCTTTTGTTGTGAGACGGCACCGGTGTTGAGCAACGCCGCGATCGCCGGTCGCACCTCCTCGGGGATCTCCGCGAGATCCTTGTAGTTCGGGATCCCTCCGGTCCCCTTGATGTCGAGCCCTAAGGCGAGTGCCTCGACCGCCCCGAGTCGGGTAATCGGCTGGCCGGGCTTGAACGTCCCGTCGGGGAATCCATGCAGCACCCCGGCCACAGACAATTTTTCGATCCCTCGCTGATTGGGATCACCCTGGATGTCCGAGAACAACGCGGCTGACGCCGGCATGACGGCGACGACCACCGCGGCGGCAAGCGCCACCGCGGCGACAGCATGACTTCGATGGATCATTGCACACCCTCCCCGCCCATGATTCAGATACCCCAATTTCAGCTTCTCCAGGCCCCCGCCCCCCCTCGGCTCGCCGGCGCGGATTCGCCAACTGCGGTCCCGATCTCTCCTCGCGTAATCCTTCGCGTCACTCGGTTCTCAATTTAGGGAGTGGCGAGAGGACGTCACCGACGAGAGGGAGAGGTGCATGGAAACCAACTGCTCGCGGGGCCCGTCCGCTGGCTCAGATGCCGCACCACCCACGGGAAACGGCGTGTGGCGGAACGAGCTTCGGACAGGCGGCAAGACCTACCATAAAACTTTGGTCCGCGGTATTCGCCGTTGAGTCCTATTTTCCTCCCTATCCCTGCTTGGATCGTTTGCTCACTCGAAAGGGGGCGGGAGCCGCATTGATGCTGTGCAGGTACTCTTCTCATGTATACCACGCCGGATCGCGCACGGCAACAGCCGTATGTTCGGGCTCGGGCCCCTACATTCGCTCCGCGGGGGCGACGCCGATGAGGTCCAGGGTGTTCCGCAGAACCCGCCGCGCCGCGTCGACGAGGATGAGACGCGCCGCGGTCAGCTCCGGATCCTCCGTCAGCACCCGGCACTGAGTGTAAAAGGCGTGAAAGGCCTCCGCTAGTTCCCGCGCGAACGCGCAGAGCCGTTGGGGCTCCCGCCGGGTCCCCGCGGCGTACACGATCTCCGGGAGCATGACGGCGCGTTTGGCCAACACCCACTCCTCAGGAGCGGTGAGCTGGCCTAAGTCGGCCGCATCGGCCCGCGGGAGGCCGATCCCGACCCGCTCGGCCTCGCGAAGGATGCTACAGATTCTGGCGTGGGCGTATTGGACGTAGTAGACGGGATTGTCCGCGGATTTTCGCTGCGCCAGGGCGAAGTCGAAATCCATCGGCACGCTCGGGCTGGTCATGGTAAAGAAGAATCGAGCGGCATCGCGCCCGACCGCGTCGAGAAGATCCCGCAGCGTGATGAACTCCCCGCTGCGCTTGCTCATCCGCACGACCTCACCCTCGTTGCGCAAACGGACGTGCTGGTACAGCAGAACCTCGAGCGACGACGGGTCCTTCCCGAGCGCCTCAAGCCCTCCCCGCACCCGGGCGACGTCTCCGATGTGGTCCACGCCCAGCACGTTGATCAGGTGGTCGAATCCGCGCGCGTACTTATCGAGATGGTACGGGATGTCGGCGGCAAAGTAGGTCGGCCGACCGTCGCCTCGAATCATGACCCGGTCCTTGTCGTCTCCGAACTGCGTGGCGCGAAACCAGAGGGCACCGTCTTGTTCGTAGACGACGCCGCGGCGGCGCAACTCCTCCAGCACCTGCTCCACCGCGCCGCTGGCGTGCAGGGTCCGCTCGCTGAACCAGGTGTCGAAGGTCACCCCGAAAACCTCCAGGGTCGTCCGAATATCGCTCAGCATCTCCTCGAGCGAGATCTCCTGGATCCGGGCCACCCGTGTGGGGAGATCCAAGTCGGCAATGGCGGCACCATGCGCGGCGACGATCCGGCGGCCGATCTCCGCCACGTACGCACCGCGGTACCCTTCCTCGGGGAAGACCGCCGGACGGCCGAGCGCCTCCAGGTAGGTGGCCTCCACGGAGCGGGCAAGGAGCTCAACCTGGTTTCCGTAGTCGTTCACGTAGTACTCGCGAGAAACACGGTAGCCCAACGCTTCCAGGAGGCGCGCCACTGTTTCGCCAACCGCACCGTTCCGGCCCGACCCCACCGTCAGGGGGCCCGTCGGGTTGGCGCTCACGTACTCGACGAGGACGCGCTGACCCCGGCCGATATCCGTTCCACCAAATGCGCGATCGTCGGCATAGACCCGGCGGAGCCATCGGTGGAGAAAGCTCGGCGCCAGCGACAGGTTGAGGAACCCCGGTCCGGCGAGTTCGGCCTTGCTGACCGCCTCGGAGGGAACAGGGAGGTGGCGGAGGATCGCCGTCCCCACATCCCGGGGGGAGCGCCCGAGCGTGCGCGCGAGTACGAGCGCAATGTTCGCCGCAAAATCCCCGTGCCGGGGATCCCGGGGGAGTTCCACCTCGAACCGAGGGAGCTCCGCCGGCGTGGAGGGGGGAAGATCGCCCGCGCTGACAGCGTGGCGGACGGCTTGGGCGATCAGCGCTTGGAGATCATGGGTGAGCACGTCTAGAGTCTGATGACGCCGGCCCGCGACATATCCTGGATATGGATCGTATCAACGAAACGGATCTGGTGCACCGCAGAGGTCATCACCAAAGAATGGGTGCGCACGCCGCCCCCGAACAACCGCACGCCGCGAAAGAGATCACCGTCCGTGATGCCGGTTGCGGCGAATACCAGATCATTGCCCCGCACCAGGTCCTCGGTCCGAAAGATCCGGTCGGGATCACTGATGCCCATCTCCCGCGCGCGCTGACGCTCGGCGTCGTTTCGATACCAGAACCGCCCCTGGATCTCTCCCCCCAGGCACCGCAGCGCGGCCGCGGTGAGCACTCCCTCCGGCGCCCCCCCGATGCCCATGACGGCGTGGACGCCCGGCCCGGAGACCGCCGCGGAGATTGCCGGGGCGACATCCCCGTCCGAGATCAACTTGATCCTGGCCCCCGCCCGACGGACCGCAGCGATGAGATCCGCGTGCCTCGGGCGGTCCAAGATCACCACCGTGATGTCGCTAACTCGACGGCCGAGCGCTTCCGCCAGCACTTCGAGGTTCCGCTCGGGGGGCCACCGCAGATCAACCCTCCCCGCCGCCTGCGGTGGGACGACCAGCTTTTCCATATAAATATCGGGGGCGTGGAGGATCCCACCCTTCTCCGTCACCGACACAATCGCGATGGCGTTCGGCAGGCCCTTGGCGACGAGGTTCGTCCCCTCAACGGGATCCACGGCGGCGTCCACCGTAAAGCCGCCGCCGCGGCCCACCTCTTCGCCGATGTACAGCATGGGGGCCTCATCCTGCTCCCCCTCACCGATCACGATTCGCCCCTGGATCGTCAGCTCGTCGAGCGCCGCGCGCATCGCGGTCACGGCCGCCTTATCCGCCTGCTCAACCCGCCCTTCCCCCATGTGGCGGGCCGCGGCGATCGCCGCGGCCTCCGTCACTTTGACAATGTCGAGGGCGAGCAGGCGCTCCATGGGGCTCACCATATCACCGGGGCTCCGCCGGCCGCTCAGCCAGCACCACGGAAACGGTCCGTGTCTGCCGGTCGCGGACGATGGTCAACGTCACCGTTTCTCCGATCTTCTTGCCGACAACATCGTGGACGAACGTATTCCAGTTGTCGATTCGATCCCCATTTAGGCCGGTGATGATGTCGCCGGGCTCCACCCCCGCCTTGGCGGCCGGGGCGTTCGGCTCAAGCTCCCGAACGATTACCCCGTAGGTGGTCCCCAGGTTGTAGGCCTGGGCGGTCTGCGCATCCACCTCACCGCCGAAGATGACCCCGACCCAAGGCCGAATGACGCGGCCGTTGGCAATGAGCTGCTCCATCTCCCCGCGGGCCACATCGCTCGGGATCGCAAATCCGATCCCCTGGGCGTTCGGGATGATCGCGGTGTTCACGCCGATGACGTTGCCCGAGCTGTCCACCAATGCACCGCCGCTGTTCCCGGGGTTGATCGCCGCCGAGGTCTGGATCAGGTTCTCAACAATGAGGTTCGGTAGCTCGATGTTGCGGTTCAGGGCGCTGACCACCCCCGTCGTGACGGTGCTCCCCAGGCCAAACGGGTTGCCGATCGCGATCGTCAGTTGGCCTACCTGGAGATTCCGGCTGTCCCCCAACCGGACCGACGGCAGGGGCTCTTTGGCAACGACCTTGACCACGGCAAGATCGGCTAGCGGGTCACGGCCGATGAGTTTTCCGGTGAGGGTTTTCCCACCGAGCAGCGTCACCCTGATGGTCGTGGCTCCCTGCACCACGTGGTTGTTGGTGAGGATGTATCCGTCCGGTCGAACGATCACGCCGGACCCCGCCCCCTGCTGGGGGAAGAGCCCAAAGACCGTCTGAACCTGCGACTCCGTATCGATGTTGACCACGGCCGGCCGCACCTGCTTGACCACGTTGATGACGACCGATTCCTCGGGGACGACGCGGACCGTCCCACCCAACGCCGGCGGCGGGGGGGCCGCCGCGGCAAGCGGCGGGGCACTCGGTGCGATTGGGCTGGCGGAAAAGACCGGATGAAGATTCAGATACTGAGGAAGAACGACGCCCCCAAGCAGCGCGCCGATGACCGCGACCGCGATGACGGCCAGCGCCGCCGCGGGGTACCCAGCCCGCCTCGGGGGTGTACCGGGTGATTGCATAGCCATCACAAACCCCTCCTTTTTGGCCTCTCTTAATTATAACATCCTCTACCGGTCGACCAGTTTCACCCCCGTACTATCCTCGGCAGTGTCAAGGTCCGTACGCGACACGCGTCATGTGCGGTGGAACGCCCGGATCATAGCATATACACGGCGATCACGACCGGACTCAGTCGCAACTCTGACATAGCGGGCAGCGGACTTCGCGAAAGGCCAGTTCGATCGCGTCCATCTCCAGTACGAACATGCTGATGCCCGACGCCCAAGATCCGGTCGAGAATTGGCCGTTCCGGTGAAACCATTTTGACCCCTCCTCGCATCCTCCGGGGCCCCATTCACGACGCACTGTCATTTCCGGCCACCCGTTTGCCGCGGTCGGGAGTCCTACGGTATAATCGAGACAATTTGAATCCCTCCCGTTCCCGGGAATGGAGCGCCTTCCGGTGCTGAACTGGATCAGGCGTCCGAAATACGCCCCAGGCGAGCGCCGAGATGTTCCGGCGGGACTCTGGACCAAGTGTCCCCGGTGTGCCACTCTCATCTACCGCAAGGAACTCGAACGCAACCTCCAGGTCTGCCCCCGATGCAACTACCATCACCGGCTGTCCGCCACTGACCGCCTGGCGATGGTGCTGGACGAGGGGTCGTTCGAGGAATACGACGAGAGCTTGGTCCCCGAAGATCCATTGGAATTTGTCGACGAGAAGCCGTATCCGGTCAGGATCGAGGAAGCCCAGCGACGCACCGGCGTGCCGGAGGCGATCCTCACCGGAACCGGCGCGATCGAGGGACGCCACGTCGTCGTGGGAGCCATGGAGTTCGGGTTCCTCGGTGGCAGCATGGGCGCGGTCGTCGGGGAGAAGGTGGCGCGGAGCGCGGAGCGGGCCGCCGCGCGGCGTTGGCCGCTGGTCCTCTTCGCCGCGTCGGGGGGAGCGCGCATGCAGGAAGGGGCCCTTTCCCTCCTCCAGCTCGCGAAAACGAGCATTGCCCTGGGGCGGCTGAGCGATTTCGGGATCATGTTCATCTCCGTGCTCTGTGACCCGACCACCGGGGGGGTGGCCGCGAGCTTCGCGCTCCAAGGCGACATCATCCTCGCCGAACCCGGCGCGCTGATCGGGTTCGCCGGGCGGCGGGTGATCGAGCAAACCATCCGTCAGAAGTTGCCCGAAGGTTTCCAAACCGCGGAGTTTGTCCTCGAGCATGGGTTCCTTGATGCGATCGTTCCGAGAGGGGACCTCCGGTCCACGCTGGGGCGCCTCCTCCGGCTGTGCGGCGCCCCCACTCTGGCAGAGGGCACGGGCCCGGCCACCCACGCATCTTCTCCGCCCGTCCCCACAACCGATGGCCATCCCGTCTGATCTCACCGGGGCTCCTGGAACGAGGGACGAAGCTGCCGCGGAGCGGTTGGAGCGGGAGCTCGAGAAGACCGAGCGCGAAATCAACGAGCTCAGGCGGATCACCGCCGCCGACAAGGGCATGGACCTTGGACGCCAGATCACGGCGCTCCAGGAACGCGCCGAAGTCCTCCGCGAGGCGATCGCCCGCGATCCCACCCCCTGGCAAACGGTCCAGCTGGCCCGACACCCGGGCCGACCCAAGATCGGCGATTATATTGCCGGGCTCACGACGGACTTCATTGAACTTCATGGCGACCGGGGGTTCCGGGACGATCCGGCGATCATCGGGGGGCTGGGGGCGGTTGACGGCAGACCTACGGCGGTGATCGGGCACGCCAAAGGACGTGACACCCGGGAGAATATCGCGCGCAACTTCGGAAGCCCGAATCCGGAGGGGTACCGGAAAGCCCTACGTATCATGCGGCTCGCGGAGAAACTTAAAGCTCCGGTCGTGACGCTGATCGACACCCAGGGGGCCTCCCCGGGGAAGGAAGCGGAGGAACGGGGCCAGAGCGAGGCGATCGCCAGCGGGCTCTTGGGCATGGCGAGACTCCGGACCCCGATCGTCACCGTGATCACCGGCGAGGGGGGAAGCGGGGGCGCCCTGGCCATCGGCGTGGGCGATGTGGTGCTCATGCTGGACAAGGCGATCTACTCGGTGATCTCGCCGGAGGGTTGCGCGGCGATCTTGTGGCGGGATGGCTCGCGGGGCCGCGAGGCTGCACGCGCGCTCCGCCTGACGGCACGCGACCTACTCGGGTTAGGCATCGTCGACGAGATTATCGCCGAGCCCCCCGGGGGGGCACACCGGCAACATGATCAGACCGTCGCCGTGGTCGTCGCCGCCATCCGCCGGTACCTCGCGGCCCTCGCCGGTCGATCGACCGAGGAGCTTCTGTCTGCCAGGTATGCAAAGTACCGTTGCATCGGCCGCCTCAAGGACTTAGCACAACCGCAGACGCCGCCAACCGGGTGAGCCGCGCGGACAGCGAAGCGCAGACGTGGAGAGGGGCAAACGCATGGGCCATGAGGGCCGACTTGATCTCGACGAAATCCGGGCGTTGATCCAACTCGCGACCGAGGCCGACATCACCGAACTCGACGTCGACGCTCCGCACGTCAAGGTTCGAATCAAGAAAACCCACCGCAACTCGGCCGATCGGATCGCGGTGGACCTCGGCCCCCCGGTGGCGGGCGCCGACCCGGATATCCGCCTTGTTCCAATCGCCGCCCCTATGGTCGGGACCTTTTACCGATCCTCCAAACCCGACGCCCCGCCATTTGTGAGTGAGGGGGACGAGATCCATGCCGGCCAGACGGTCTGTATTCTCGAAGCGATGAAGCTCTTCAATGAAATCCCGAGCGATGTGGACGGGCGGATCGTCCGGATCCTGGTCGAGAATGGCGCCCCCGTTGAATACGGGCAGCCGCTGTTCCTCCTCGATCCCGCACCCTAACGATGTTCTCGAAGGTCCTTATCGCCAACCGGGGGGAGATCGCGCTCCGCATCATCCGTGCCTGCCGCGAATTGGGACTGCGGACCGTTGCGGTATACTCCGAAGCCGACCGCGCTTCCCTGCCCGTGCGCATCGCCGACGAGGCGTTTTGCATCGGCCCCGCCCCCGCGCGGGACAGCTACCTCAACATCCCCAGCATCATCAGCACGGCGGAGTTGTTGGGGGTCGACGCGATCCACCCAGGGTATGGATTTCTGGCCGAGAACCCCCATTTCGCCGAGATCTGCCGCGATTGCCGTATAACATTCATCGGCCCGACACCGGAAGCCATCGCAAAGATGGGGAACAAATCGGCGGCCCGGGAGATGATGCGCAAGGCGGGCGTCCCCATCGTGCCGGGCAGTGACGGCCCGGTTCATGATGAGGCCGCTGCGATCGCGGTCGCCCGAGGCATCGGCTATCCCCTGATCGTCAAAGCGGCCGGCGGCGGCGGGGGCCGGGGGATGCGGGTGGTGCAGAACCGGGAGGATCTTCTCGGCGCCCTCACCGAGGCCCAGCGTGAGGCGGAAGCGGCCTTCGGCAACGCCGAAGTCTACATCGAAAAGTACCTCGAGGAGCCGCGCCATATCGAGATCCAGATCCTCGCCGATGCCCGCGGCACGATCGCGACCCTCGGTGAGCGCGACTGTTCGGTGCAGCGCCGCCATCAGAAACTCATTGAAGAGGCGCCGGCCGTCGGGATCACCTCCAAGCTCCGACGAGCCCTGAGCCGCGCGGCCGTACGGGTCGCCGAGGCGGTCTCGTATACAAACGCCGGCACGGTCGAGTTTCTCGTGGATCAGTCGGAACGGTTCTACTTCGTGGAGATGAACACCCGCATCCAAGTCGAGCACGGGGTGACCGAAATGGTCACCGGAGTGGATCTGGTCAAAGAGCAGATCCGAATCGCTGCGGGGGAGCGGATGACCGCCCCGCGCGAAGGGGAGCCGCGCGGGCACGCGATCGAGTGCCGGGTGAACGCTGAGGATCCGTCCCGAGACTTCCTCCCCGCACCCGGCTCGATCACAGCGTTCGTCCCCCCGGGGGGCCCGGGGATCCGTGTAGACACTCACGCCTTCGCCGGCTATCTGATACCTGCCCATTACGACTCGCTGATCGCCAAGGTCATCGCGTGGGGCCTGGATCGCGACGAAGCGGTCGCGCGGATGCAGCGTGCGCTCCAAGAGTTTGAGGTGAAAGGTGTGCCGACGACGATCCCATTCCACCAGCAAGCCCTCGATAACGCCTTCTTCCGCCGCGGTGAGATCTACGTCAACTTCATCCAGCGGCGCATGGACCTGAGCACACTCCGCGCTTAGCCCCTTCGAGGCGCCCATCCCGTGGCGCGCCTCCACCGCCGGCGCGCCGCCCAATCCCCTTCGAGCTTGACGCGAGCCCCTTGGGACATTAATATATCAACTAAATATGATTTGTGATCGCTATGGGGTGCCACCATGACGAGCCGGGATCTCGCGGGGATCGCACAGGCGCTGGCTGATCCGATCCGCCTAACAATGCTGCGGCGACTGATGGACGGCCCGTCGACGGTCTCCGAACTCGTCCTCCTCACCGGAGAGGCGCAGTCCAATGTATCCAACCATCTGGCAGTGCTCCGCAGTCGCGGATTGGTGAGAGCGACTCGGGTCGGGCGGCAGCGAGTCTACGAAATCCCAGACCCTTCGGTGGGGCAACTCGTGGAATCCCTGCTTGTCATTGCGGGGCGCGGACCCCGGCTGACGGTGAAATCCCCCGCCATCGCCAGGGCTCGCACCTGCTACGATCACCTGGCGGGCCG comes from the bacterium genome and includes:
- the accC gene encoding acetyl-CoA carboxylase biotin carboxylase subunit — encoded protein: MFSKVLIANRGEIALRIIRACRELGLRTVAVYSEADRASLPVRIADEAFCIGPAPARDSYLNIPSIISTAELLGVDAIHPGYGFLAENPHFAEICRDCRITFIGPTPEAIAKMGNKSAAREMMRKAGVPIVPGSDGPVHDEAAAIAVARGIGYPLIVKAAGGGGGRGMRVVQNREDLLGALTEAQREAEAAFGNAEVYIEKYLEEPRHIEIQILADARGTIATLGERDCSVQRRHQKLIEEAPAVGITSKLRRALSRAAVRVAEAVSYTNAGTVEFLVDQSERFYFVEMNTRIQVEHGVTEMVTGVDLVKEQIRIAAGERMTAPREGEPRGHAIECRVNAEDPSRDFLPAPGSITAFVPPGGPGIRVDTHAFAGYLIPAHYDSLIAKVIAWGLDRDEAVARMQRALQEFEVKGVPTTIPFHQQALDNAFFRRGEIYVNFIQRRMDLSTLRA
- a CDS encoding acetyl-CoA carboxylase carboxyltransferase subunit alpha is translated as MERELEKTEREINELRRITAADKGMDLGRQITALQERAEVLREAIARDPTPWQTVQLARHPGRPKIGDYIAGLTTDFIELHGDRGFRDDPAIIGGLGAVDGRPTAVIGHAKGRDTRENIARNFGSPNPEGYRKALRIMRLAEKLKAPVVTLIDTQGASPGKEAEERGQSEAIASGLLGMARLRTPIVTVITGEGGSGGALAIGVGDVVLMLDKAIYSVISPEGCAAILWRDGSRGREAARALRLTARDLLGLGIVDEIIAEPPGGAHRQHDQTVAVVVAAIRRYLAALAGRSTEELLSARYAKYRCIGRLKDLAQPQTPPTG
- the accD gene encoding acetyl-CoA carboxylase, carboxyltransferase subunit beta, encoding MLNWIRRPKYAPGERRDVPAGLWTKCPRCATLIYRKELERNLQVCPRCNYHHRLSATDRLAMVLDEGSFEEYDESLVPEDPLEFVDEKPYPVRIEEAQRRTGVPEAILTGTGAIEGRHVVVGAMEFGFLGGSMGAVVGEKVARSAERAAARRWPLVLFAASGGARMQEGALSLLQLAKTSIALGRLSDFGIMFISVLCDPTTGGVAASFALQGDIILAEPGALIGFAGRRVIEQTIRQKLPEGFQTAEFVLEHGFLDAIVPRGDLRSTLGRLLRLCGAPTLAEGTGPATHASSPPVPTTDGHPV
- a CDS encoding trypsin-like peptidase domain-containing protein; the protein is MAMQSPGTPPRRAGYPAAALAVIAVAVIGALLGGVVLPQYLNLHPVFSASPIAPSAPPLAAAAPPPPALGGTVRVVPEESVVINVVKQVRPAVVNIDTESQVQTVFGLFPQQGAGSGVIVRPDGYILTNNHVVQGATTIRVTLLGGKTLTGKLIGRDPLADLAVVKVVAKEPLPSVRLGDSRNLQVGQLTIAIGNPFGLGSTVTTGVVSALNRNIELPNLIVENLIQTSAAINPGNSGGALVDSSGNVIGVNTAIIPNAQGIGFAIPSDVARGEMEQLIANGRVIRPWVGVIFGGEVDAQTAQAYNLGTTYGVIVRELEPNAPAAKAGVEPGDIITGLNGDRIDNWNTFVHDVVGKKIGETVTLTIVRDRQTRTVSVVLAERPAEPR
- the accB gene encoding acetyl-CoA carboxylase biotin carboxyl carrier protein gives rise to the protein MGHEGRLDLDEIRALIQLATEADITELDVDAPHVKVRIKKTHRNSADRIAVDLGPPVAGADPDIRLVPIAAPMVGTFYRSSKPDAPPFVSEGDEIHAGQTVCILEAMKLFNEIPSDVDGRIVRILVENGAPVEYGQPLFLLDPAP